The following proteins are encoded in a genomic region of Burkholderia cepacia:
- the tssL gene encoding type VI secretion system protein TssL, long form, whose protein sequence is MTPTPLAPRGAAPVPPAEPPAARLAAIQAARNPLLEASRPLLRALADMPDQLDREGIRQLRLLLEQEVRLFQRFCEQANLRRDHVLGARYCLCTALDEAAMQTAWARSGDGSLGAWISEGLATTFHEDRQGGDKVYLLIGRLMNAPQEHLDLLEVIYRVLSLGFEGRYRYEADGQRKHEAVRQRLHNELAAQHGPVSVALSPHWQSGARGRRLSIHDFPVWITATALSVLLLGAFGYFKYALLTRGEEVEKQIAAIGRMTPPPPPAAPALRLAALLRNEIAAGTVSVDEDARRSAVTFRGDAMFRPGKAAVNASSGPLIAKIAAEIARVPGKVTVLGYTDNAPARGSAFPSNEALSDARATQVMQMLQAAGVPANRLAALGKGAANPIGDNRTAQGRAQNRRVEITVAP, encoded by the coding sequence ATGACGCCCACGCCGCTCGCACCGCGCGGCGCCGCGCCCGTGCCGCCGGCGGAGCCGCCCGCCGCCCGCCTCGCCGCGATCCAGGCCGCCCGCAACCCGCTGCTGGAAGCGAGCCGGCCGCTGTTGCGGGCGCTGGCCGACATGCCCGACCAGCTCGACCGCGAAGGCATCCGCCAACTGCGGCTGCTGCTCGAACAGGAAGTGCGGCTGTTCCAGCGCTTCTGCGAGCAGGCGAACCTGCGCCGCGATCACGTGCTCGGCGCGCGCTACTGCCTGTGCACCGCGCTCGACGAGGCCGCGATGCAGACCGCGTGGGCGCGCTCCGGCGACGGGAGCCTCGGCGCATGGATCAGCGAAGGGCTCGCGACCACCTTCCACGAGGACCGCCAGGGCGGCGACAAGGTGTACCTGCTGATCGGGCGGCTGATGAACGCGCCGCAGGAGCACCTCGACCTGCTCGAAGTCATCTACCGGGTGCTGAGCCTCGGCTTCGAGGGCCGCTACCGCTACGAAGCCGACGGCCAGCGCAAGCACGAGGCCGTGCGCCAGCGGCTCCACAACGAGCTCGCGGCGCAGCACGGGCCGGTGTCCGTCGCGCTGTCGCCGCACTGGCAATCCGGCGCGCGCGGCAGGCGCCTGTCGATCCACGATTTCCCCGTGTGGATCACGGCCACCGCGCTGTCGGTGCTGCTGCTCGGCGCGTTCGGCTACTTCAAGTACGCGCTGCTGACTCGCGGCGAGGAAGTCGAGAAGCAGATCGCCGCGATCGGCCGCATGACGCCGCCGCCGCCCCCGGCCGCGCCCGCGCTGCGTCTTGCCGCGCTGCTCAGGAACGAGATCGCCGCCGGCACCGTCAGCGTCGACGAAGACGCTCGCCGCAGCGCCGTCACGTTCCGCGGCGACGCGATGTTCCGGCCGGGCAAGGCGGCAGTGAACGCATCGAGCGGGCCGCTGATCGCGAAGATCGCCGCCGAGATCGCCAGGGTGCCGGGCAAGGTGACGGTGCTCGGCTACACCGACAACGCCCCGGCCAGGGGCAGCGCGTTCCCGTCGAACGAAGCGCTGTCCGACGCGCGCGCGACGCAGGTGATGCAGATGCTGCAGGCCGCCGGCGTGCCGGCGAACCGGCTCGCGGCGCTCGGCAAGGGCGCGGCGAACCCGATCGGCGACAACCGCACCGCGCAGGGGCGCGCACAGAACCGCCGCGTCGAAATCACCGTCGCGCCCTAA
- a CDS encoding Hcp family type VI secretion system effector, whose product MAQDIFLKIDGINGESLDDKHKDEIEILNWDWEILQESSMHSGSGGGAGKATVRDLTFEHNIDRASPNLMKYALTGKHIDQAVLVMRKAGGNPLEYLKLTMSDVIVTRVKPSGSRTDTERSRETVSLSFSKVKQEYVVQNAQGGSGGAVTASFDIKGNKEA is encoded by the coding sequence ATGGCACAGGACATTTTTCTGAAGATCGACGGCATCAACGGCGAATCGCTCGACGACAAGCACAAGGACGAGATCGAGATCCTGAACTGGGACTGGGAAATCCTGCAGGAATCGTCGATGCATTCGGGGAGCGGCGGCGGCGCGGGGAAGGCGACCGTCAGGGATCTCACGTTCGAACACAACATCGATCGCGCGAGCCCGAACCTGATGAAGTACGCGCTGACGGGCAAGCACATCGACCAAGCCGTGCTGGTGATGCGCAAGGCCGGCGGCAACCCGCTCGAGTATCTGAAGCTCACGATGAGCGACGTGATCGTCACGCGCGTGAAGCCGTCGGGCAGCCGCACCGACACCGAACGCAGCCGCGAGACGGTGTCGCTGTCGTTCTCGAAGGTCAAGCAGGAGTATGTCGTGCAGAACGCGCAGGGCGGTAGCGGCGGCGCCGTCACGGCGAGCTTCGACATCAAGGGCAACAAGGAAGCCTGA
- the tssC gene encoding type VI secretion system contractile sheath large subunit, translated as MKKTHTQAAVAEYESQSDFAQLLTHEFRPKTEQAREAVEFAVRTLAEQALVQSITISDDAYKSIAAIIAQIDHKLSEQINLILHHDDYQALESAWRGLNHLVSNTETDEHLKIRVMDVSKTELHRTMRRYKGLAWDQSPLFKQIYEQEYGQLGGEPYGCIVADYYFDHTPPDVDLLGSIAKVAAAAHTPFISGASPSVLQMESWQELANPRDLTKIFTQNLEYTAWNSLRNTEDARYVGLAMPRFLARLPYGAKTNPVDEFDFEEDTNGADHRHYAWANAAYAMGVNINRSFKQYGWCSLIRGVESGGTVENLPCHTFPTDDGGIDMKCPTEIAISDRREAELSKNGFIPLVHRKNTDHATFIGAQSLQKPAEYHDADATANANLSARLPYLFACSRFAHYLKCIVRDKIGAFKEREAMQRWLNEWIMHYVDADPANSSQDTKARRPLAAAEVLVEDVEGNPGYYQAKFFLRPHFQLEGLTVSLRLVTKLPSIKEAA; from the coding sequence ATGAAAAAAACACACACGCAAGCGGCCGTCGCCGAATACGAATCGCAGTCCGACTTCGCGCAACTGCTCACGCACGAGTTCCGGCCGAAGACCGAGCAGGCCCGCGAGGCCGTCGAGTTCGCGGTCCGCACGCTCGCGGAGCAGGCGCTCGTGCAGTCGATCACGATCAGCGACGACGCGTACAAGAGCATCGCGGCCATCATCGCGCAGATCGACCACAAGCTTTCCGAGCAGATCAACCTGATCCTGCATCACGACGACTACCAGGCGCTCGAATCCGCGTGGCGCGGCCTGAACCACCTCGTGTCGAACACCGAGACGGACGAGCACCTGAAGATCCGCGTGATGGACGTCTCGAAGACCGAGCTGCATCGCACGATGCGTCGCTACAAGGGGCTGGCGTGGGACCAGAGCCCGCTCTTCAAGCAGATCTACGAGCAGGAATACGGCCAGCTCGGCGGCGAGCCGTACGGGTGCATCGTGGCCGACTACTACTTCGACCATACGCCGCCGGACGTCGACCTGCTCGGCTCGATCGCGAAGGTGGCGGCGGCCGCGCACACGCCGTTCATTTCAGGCGCGTCGCCTTCAGTACTGCAGATGGAGTCGTGGCAGGAGCTGGCCAACCCGCGCGATCTGACGAAGATCTTTACGCAGAACCTCGAATACACCGCGTGGAATTCGCTGCGCAATACCGAGGACGCGCGCTACGTCGGCCTTGCGATGCCGCGCTTCCTCGCGCGCCTGCCGTATGGCGCGAAGACCAATCCGGTCGACGAGTTCGATTTCGAGGAAGACACGAACGGCGCCGACCACCGCCACTACGCGTGGGCCAACGCGGCATACGCGATGGGTGTCAACATCAACCGCTCGTTCAAGCAATACGGCTGGTGCTCGCTGATCCGCGGCGTCGAATCCGGCGGCACGGTCGAGAACCTGCCGTGCCATACGTTCCCGACGGACGACGGCGGGATCGACATGAAGTGCCCCACCGAGATCGCGATTTCGGATCGTCGCGAGGCCGAACTGTCGAAGAACGGTTTCATCCCGCTCGTGCATCGCAAGAACACCGATCACGCGACCTTCATCGGCGCCCAGTCGCTGCAGAAGCCGGCCGAGTATCACGACGCCGACGCAACCGCCAACGCGAACCTGTCGGCGCGCCTGCCGTACCTGTTCGCCTGCTCGCGCTTCGCGCACTACCTGAAGTGCATCGTGCGCGACAAGATCGGCGCGTTCAAGGAGCGCGAGGCCATGCAGCGCTGGCTCAACGAATGGATCATGCACTACGTCGACGCCGATCCCGCGAACTCGTCGCAGGACACGAAGGCACGCCGGCCGCTGGCGGCGGCCGAGGTGCTCGTCGAGGACGTGGAAGGCAATCCCGGCTACTACCAGGCGAAGTTCTTCCTGCGCCCGCACTTCCAGCTCGAAGGGCTGACCGTTTCGCTGCGGCTCGTGACGAAGCTGCCGTCGATCAAGGAAGCCGCCTGA
- the tssK gene encoding type VI secretion system baseplate subunit TssK codes for MSWHNKVVWSEGLFMRPQLFQQQERYLEHYAHKRAAPLSPFFFGFSHYSLDTEAPALGKIVVKSASGVFADGTPFDAPGSTPPPAPLTIRPEHLDQLIYLAVPIRVPNGEETAFEHAADSLARYVVFDTDLRDTNSIGQGPKTVQLSNLRLRLVPEKELTDAWIGLALTRVKTIRADASIELDDTLVPPVVGYGASDLLASWLAKLHDLTRLRANALAERLTGADGKPGTTAEVSDYLLLQILNRYEPLLQHMLRVPTTSPADLYALFVSMAGELSTYVRTDTRRPLDSHPPYQHVAPHLCLKPVVDDTHRLLNAVLVRSAQSIALADQGHGMRNAVVDPADMQGFSAVVLAVHAQMPPDLLQQQFAAQAKAGPSERLPDLVRSHLSGIALQALPVPPRQIPFNAGYVYYELARTGPLWEEVARHGGLALHVAGEFPALKLELWGIRG; via the coding sequence ATGAGCTGGCATAACAAGGTCGTCTGGAGCGAGGGGCTGTTCATGCGCCCGCAGCTGTTCCAGCAGCAGGAGCGCTACCTCGAACACTATGCGCACAAGCGGGCGGCGCCGCTGTCGCCGTTTTTCTTCGGCTTCAGCCATTACAGCCTCGACACCGAGGCGCCCGCGCTCGGCAAGATCGTCGTGAAATCGGCGAGCGGCGTGTTCGCCGACGGCACACCGTTCGATGCGCCCGGCAGCACGCCGCCGCCCGCGCCGCTCACGATCCGCCCCGAGCACCTCGACCAGCTGATCTACCTGGCCGTGCCGATCCGCGTGCCGAACGGCGAGGAGACCGCGTTCGAGCATGCCGCGGACTCGCTCGCGCGCTACGTCGTGTTCGACACCGACCTGCGCGACACGAACTCGATCGGCCAGGGGCCGAAGACGGTCCAGCTGTCGAACCTGCGGCTGCGCCTGGTGCCCGAGAAGGAATTGACGGACGCGTGGATCGGCCTCGCGCTGACGCGCGTGAAGACGATCCGCGCCGACGCGAGCATCGAGCTCGACGACACTCTGGTGCCGCCGGTGGTCGGCTACGGCGCGAGCGACCTGCTCGCGAGCTGGCTCGCGAAGCTCCACGACTTGACGCGGCTGCGCGCGAACGCGCTCGCCGAGCGCCTGACCGGCGCGGACGGCAAGCCCGGCACGACCGCCGAAGTGTCCGACTACCTGCTGCTGCAGATCCTGAACCGGTACGAGCCGTTGCTGCAGCACATGCTGCGCGTGCCGACCACGTCGCCCGCCGACCTGTATGCGCTGTTCGTCAGCATGGCGGGCGAGCTGTCGACCTACGTGCGCACCGACACGCGCCGCCCGCTCGACTCGCATCCGCCGTACCAGCACGTCGCGCCGCATCTTTGCCTGAAGCCGGTGGTCGACGACACGCATCGGCTGCTCAACGCCGTGCTGGTGCGAAGTGCGCAGAGCATCGCGCTCGCCGACCAGGGCCACGGGATGCGCAACGCCGTCGTCGACCCGGCCGACATGCAGGGCTTCAGCGCGGTCGTGCTCGCGGTGCACGCGCAGATGCCGCCCGACCTGCTACAGCAGCAGTTCGCCGCGCAGGCGAAGGCCGGGCCGTCCGAGCGCCTGCCGGACCTGGTGCGCAGCCACCTGTCCGGCATCGCGCTGCAGGCGCTCCCGGTGCCGCCGCGGCAGATTCCGTTTAACGCGGGCTACGTCTACTACGAGCTCGCGCGCACCGGGCCGCTGTGGGAGGAAGTCGCGCGGCACGGCGGGCTCGCGCTGCACGTCGCGGGCGAGTTTCCGGCGCTGAAGCTGGAGCTGTGGGGCATTCGCGGCTAG
- the tssM gene encoding type VI secretion system membrane subunit TssM produces MNKVLSFLASRQFLAFAALAVVALVIWFVGPFFAFGGLKPLAGAGMRVVVIALLLAGVLLWLVGWSISIVFVALLCLLIWHASPLLAFGPATPFAPESARVIAIAVVLALFVVYLAFLLLRKMRSDPDFLKHLVEFGSRSEASPAAGRLVRVNAAVAGALARLKSMRTGARGLGKLFQGKRYLYELPWYITLGSAASGKTSALLNAGLSFPVASQMQRAAGMPAHHDGAVDWWLTNDAVLIDTAGHYTRHGTSRHALPPRPAAPSTAPSTDPSAAQRDAAGAAGHADATRHDAQAAARDRATASAGTGGAQEDDRAWRQTVDEAEWLGFLRVLRKHRPRAPINGALLAVDVAELAGADEHARDAEAAALRARLADLRTELGIRFPVYLVITKMDQLPGFSEYFSSLTTEGRAQTWGFTLPYGTETLATDGFRARCAAELDALAARLAAGVNARLLEEHDTLRRRRLAAFAEEFLVLMRSLDALIDHVFVDSRYDDTQRHATLRGVYFTSAAQTGDEIVVERRTVVQRLAAVIGRVPATAAPAHESNQGFFLHDLLTKIVFPDMHLVSPNLRWEYRFRTLRLTGHALALLLFAWLAIGLRVSMGNNSDYLDAIARKTAALGARVGQLYKAPKPEAVPDVLTDARYLPTFPGLDLSDPSGGWRFGLYTPPGVVAESRRTYDALEDNLLLPQLVKRIEAVLAQAIANRDPKAAYDALRVYLMLYDKTRFNAAQVETWVLDDWARTDSAAVFGGRASMVSHVGQLFSGERVVQSPLIRNDALVQQARAFLDGSNATDRLYQRAKAAMLKEAPDEFTLLRAVGPQAGTVFTRASDAPLSRGVSGLFTFDGYRNLFDKRLPEFVQIARDDDAWVMGRSYLGEAQKKTASLARDVTGADDPLTEAIRRQYLMEYAQQWDDFLGDIRTVTGTSLGFNLKVLRSFAAPDSPLARLARAAVRETTLAQPIAAADPSFLQRATDSLGQKAEKADKALGIRAEERVERELVDSHFAALREIVTGSADTQAGAPPAAAPAARTGLDGVTSLLNDYYTALTVADDAPLSNNSMPPANDAAAKLKMAANTMPAPVRAVLLELSAQGSREVNRGIGQLLSRQLAATVGDACRLTIEGNYPFVATSRRDVGIDDFTRMFAQGGVIDDFFTKTLAPFVDTAAKPWRYRTLPGATEPVQGPDLEPFEHAKAIREIFFGDPGRRQLAWKADLRVPELDPSITGLMIDVDGQTTLYQHGPVAPFTVTWPGPRGGVHAEITAQPRIRPDTSTVSTDGPWALLRLLQKGQVIETATPGRTRVALDFDGRKAVLDITSAGSVANPLTSNVLQTFHCPGSMPTFSLTDTGPPPGLPPGSPGGNSGQDGGQRRVRDRI; encoded by the coding sequence ATGAACAAGGTCCTGTCGTTTCTGGCTTCGCGCCAGTTCCTCGCGTTCGCCGCGCTCGCCGTCGTCGCGCTGGTGATCTGGTTCGTCGGTCCGTTTTTCGCATTCGGCGGGCTCAAGCCGCTCGCCGGGGCTGGCATGCGCGTCGTCGTGATCGCGCTGCTGCTGGCCGGTGTGCTGCTCTGGCTCGTGGGATGGTCGATCAGCATCGTGTTTGTCGCGCTGCTGTGCCTGCTGATCTGGCATGCGTCGCCGCTGCTCGCGTTCGGGCCCGCCACGCCGTTCGCGCCGGAATCCGCGCGGGTGATCGCGATCGCGGTCGTGCTCGCGCTGTTCGTCGTCTACCTCGCGTTCCTGCTGCTGCGCAAGATGCGCAGCGACCCGGACTTCCTCAAGCACCTCGTCGAGTTCGGCAGCCGCAGCGAGGCGTCGCCCGCCGCCGGCCGGCTGGTGCGCGTGAACGCTGCAGTTGCCGGCGCGCTCGCGCGCCTGAAATCGATGCGCACCGGCGCACGCGGCCTCGGCAAGCTGTTCCAGGGCAAGCGCTATTTGTACGAGTTGCCCTGGTACATCACACTCGGCTCGGCGGCGTCCGGCAAGACCAGCGCGCTGCTCAACGCCGGCCTGTCGTTTCCGGTGGCGTCGCAGATGCAGCGCGCGGCAGGCATGCCCGCGCACCATGACGGCGCCGTCGACTGGTGGCTGACGAACGACGCGGTGCTGATCGACACGGCCGGCCATTACACGCGGCACGGCACGTCGCGGCATGCGCTGCCGCCGCGCCCGGCCGCGCCGTCGACCGCGCCGTCGACCGATCCATCGGCCGCGCAGCGGGACGCGGCCGGGGCCGCAGGCCACGCCGACGCCACCCGTCACGATGCGCAGGCTGCGGCCCGGGATCGCGCCACCGCGTCGGCCGGCACCGGCGGCGCGCAGGAAGACGACCGCGCATGGCGGCAGACCGTCGACGAGGCCGAGTGGCTCGGCTTCCTGCGCGTGCTGCGCAAGCATCGCCCTCGCGCGCCGATCAACGGCGCGCTGCTCGCCGTCGACGTCGCCGAGCTGGCCGGCGCCGACGAGCATGCACGCGACGCCGAAGCCGCCGCGTTGCGCGCGCGGCTCGCCGATCTGCGCACGGAGCTCGGCATCCGCTTCCCCGTCTATCTCGTGATCACGAAGATGGACCAGCTGCCCGGCTTCAGCGAGTACTTCAGCTCACTGACCACGGAAGGCCGCGCGCAGACCTGGGGCTTCACGCTCCCGTACGGCACGGAGACCCTGGCGACCGACGGGTTCCGCGCACGCTGCGCGGCCGAGCTGGACGCGCTGGCCGCGCGGCTCGCCGCCGGCGTCAATGCGCGCTTGCTGGAGGAGCACGATACGCTCAGACGTCGCCGGCTCGCCGCGTTCGCCGAGGAATTCCTCGTGCTGATGCGCTCGCTCGACGCGTTGATCGACCACGTGTTCGTCGATTCCCGCTACGACGACACGCAGCGCCACGCGACGCTGCGCGGCGTGTACTTCACGAGCGCCGCGCAGACCGGCGACGAGATCGTGGTTGAGCGGCGCACCGTGGTGCAGCGTCTCGCGGCCGTCATCGGACGCGTGCCGGCCACGGCCGCGCCCGCGCACGAAAGCAACCAGGGCTTCTTCCTCCACGACCTGCTCACGAAGATCGTGTTTCCGGACATGCATCTCGTGTCCCCCAACCTGCGCTGGGAGTACCGCTTCCGCACGCTGCGCCTGACCGGCCACGCGCTCGCGCTGCTGCTGTTCGCGTGGCTGGCGATCGGCCTGCGCGTCAGCATGGGCAACAACAGCGACTATCTCGACGCGATCGCGCGCAAGACCGCCGCGCTCGGCGCCCGGGTCGGACAGCTGTACAAGGCGCCGAAGCCCGAGGCCGTGCCCGACGTGCTGACCGACGCGCGCTACCTGCCGACCTTCCCCGGCCTCGACCTGTCGGACCCGTCGGGCGGCTGGCGCTTCGGCCTGTACACGCCGCCCGGCGTCGTCGCGGAAAGCCGCCGCACCTACGATGCGCTCGAAGACAACCTGCTGCTGCCGCAGCTCGTCAAGCGCATCGAGGCCGTGCTCGCGCAGGCGATCGCGAACCGCGACCCGAAGGCCGCCTACGATGCGCTTCGCGTGTACCTGATGCTGTACGACAAGACGCGCTTCAATGCCGCGCAGGTCGAGACGTGGGTGCTCGACGACTGGGCCCGCACCGACAGCGCGGCGGTGTTCGGCGGCCGCGCGTCGATGGTTTCCCACGTCGGGCAGCTCTTCTCCGGGGAGCGTGTCGTGCAGTCTCCGCTGATTCGCAATGACGCTCTGGTACAGCAGGCACGTGCCTTTCTTGACGGCAGCAATGCCACCGACCGCCTTTACCAGCGCGCGAAGGCGGCAATGCTCAAGGAAGCACCCGATGAGTTTACGTTGCTGCGCGCGGTTGGCCCGCAGGCCGGCACGGTGTTCACGCGTGCGAGCGACGCACCGTTGTCGCGCGGCGTGTCGGGTCTTTTCACGTTCGATGGCTATCGGAATCTGTTCGACAAGCGGCTGCCTGAGTTCGTTCAGATCGCGCGCGACGACGACGCATGGGTGATGGGGCGCTCGTACTTGGGCGAGGCTCAAAAAAAAACGGCGTCGCTCGCGCGTGACGTGACCGGCGCGGACGATCCGCTCACCGAAGCGATCCGCCGCCAGTACCTGATGGAGTACGCGCAGCAGTGGGACGATTTTCTCGGCGACATCCGCACCGTGACCGGCACGAGCCTCGGGTTCAACCTGAAGGTGCTGCGCAGCTTTGCCGCGCCCGATTCACCGCTTGCGCGCCTTGCGCGCGCGGCGGTCCGCGAAACCACCCTCGCCCAGCCGATCGCGGCGGCGGACCCGTCGTTCCTGCAACGGGCGACCGACTCGCTCGGCCAGAAGGCGGAGAAAGCGGACAAGGCGCTCGGCATCCGCGCCGAGGAGCGCGTCGAGCGCGAGCTCGTCGACAGTCATTTCGCGGCGCTGCGCGAAATCGTGACGGGCAGCGCGGACACGCAGGCGGGCGCGCCGCCCGCCGCCGCGCCTGCGGCCCGGACCGGCCTCGACGGCGTGACGAGCCTGCTGAACGACTACTACACCGCGCTGACCGTGGCCGACGACGCGCCGCTGTCGAACAACAGCATGCCGCCCGCCAACGACGCCGCGGCGAAGCTGAAGATGGCCGCGAACACGATGCCCGCGCCGGTTCGCGCGGTGCTGCTGGAACTGTCCGCGCAGGGCTCGCGCGAGGTGAACCGCGGCATCGGCCAGCTGCTGTCGCGGCAGCTTGCAGCGACCGTCGGCGACGCGTGCCGGCTCACGATCGAAGGCAATTACCCGTTCGTCGCGACGAGCAGGCGCGACGTCGGCATCGACGATTTCACCCGGATGTTCGCGCAAGGTGGCGTGATCGACGACTTCTTCACGAAAACGCTTGCTCCGTTTGTCGATACTGCCGCGAAGCCGTGGCGCTACAGGACGTTGCCGGGCGCGACCGAACCCGTTCAAGGGCCGGACCTGGAGCCATTCGAGCATGCGAAGGCGATCCGCGAGATCTTCTTCGGCGACCCGGGCCGCAGGCAGCTCGCGTGGAAGGCCGACCTCCGGGTGCCCGAGCTGGACCCGTCGATCACGGGCCTGATGATCGACGTCGACGGGCAGACGACGCTCTACCAGCACGGCCCCGTCGCGCCTTTCACGGTGACATGGCCGGGGCCGCGTGGTGGCGTCCACGCGGAGATCACCGCGCAGCCGCGCATCCGGCCCGACACGTCGACGGTGTCGACCGACGGCCCGTGGGCGCTGCTGCGCCTGCTGCAGAAGGGGCAGGTGATCGAGACGGCGACGCCCGGGCGCACGCGCGTCGCGCTCGACTTCGACGGCCGCAAGGCCGTGCTCGACATCACGAGTGCGGGAAGTGTCGCGAACCCGCTGACCAGCAACGTGCTGCAGACGTTTCATTGTCCGGGGTCGATGCCGACGTTCAGCCTGACGGACACGGGGCCGCCGCCGGGGTTGCCGCCGGGGAGCCCGGGCGGCAATTCCGGTCAGGACGGCGGGCAGCGGCGGGTTCGAGACCGGATCTGA
- the tssJ gene encoding type VI secretion system lipoprotein TssJ codes for MRPITPVTAATAVACALLFAACASGTPKPKEPLLLDLAVNAAPTVNPDDRNRAAPIVVRLYELKTDGAFNAADFFTLQDRDKTVLADDLVAREQFLLRPGEHRAIKRKADPATTALGVVAAYRDLPNAVWRSVYPLPAAHDAAWYRVWSSKLKLTIDLDSNAVKITEPAK; via the coding sequence ATGCGCCCGATCACTCCCGTTACCGCCGCTACCGCCGTGGCCTGCGCGCTGCTGTTCGCCGCGTGCGCGAGCGGCACGCCGAAGCCGAAGGAACCGCTGCTGCTCGACCTGGCCGTGAACGCGGCGCCCACGGTCAACCCGGACGACCGCAACCGCGCGGCGCCGATCGTGGTGCGCCTCTACGAGCTGAAGACCGACGGCGCGTTCAACGCCGCCGACTTCTTCACGCTGCAGGACCGCGACAAGACCGTGCTGGCCGACGATCTCGTCGCGCGCGAGCAGTTCCTGCTGCGCCCGGGCGAGCACCGCGCGATCAAGCGCAAGGCCGATCCCGCGACGACCGCGCTCGGCGTGGTCGCGGCCTATCGCGACCTGCCGAACGCGGTGTGGCGGTCGGTCTACCCGCTGCCGGCCGCGCACGACGCGGCGTGGTATCGCGTGTGGTCGTCGAAGCTGAAGCTGACCATCGATCTCGACAGCAACGCGGTCAAGATCACCGAACCCGCCAAATGA